The sequence below is a genomic window from Lolium perenne isolate Kyuss_39 chromosome 7, Kyuss_2.0, whole genome shotgun sequence.
TGTGGCCCAGCTCGCCGGAAGCTCCAGGTTGCCCAGCTGCACTTCCTGGAAGCCGACCGCACCTACAGATACACGCACGCCCAACACCCACGCAAGAGAGCACCGGCTAGTACCTCCAGGTCCACGCGCCCTCATCATCGCACCTTCTTCCTCGCTCGGTAGCACAGTAGATCGACATGGTTCTTCGACGAGGGAGATATCGCTGAAGAGGAAGGAAACATATCAGGTCAAAATCATATTCAAGAAAAGATTGATAATTTGAGAAGTAAAGGTCACAAATCTTCTTGTTATGGTGAGTAAAAAAATAAGTATTCTGGAGCCATATGCCTGTATAAGGGACGGACAAAAAGTCAAAggttaaaaaaacaattataatacTGTTCTGGTCTTATGGCTAATATGGAATCATTTTTAAGCAATGATAATTCAATGGGGAACACAACACGATTTGTCAGAAAGCTATTTTGCAAGCCCAGAATCAGAGATATGTTCGACGGAGAAAACATGCTGCACTTGACATCCACAGAATACATGGACTACTGTGACGACAAACCGTAGAAGGCATACCTTAGGTTGAGCCTCTTCAGTTAAGGGCATAAGCTATGGTGGCATATGCTTGTCGCTGCCTCACTAATTCCACCTAGGTTCGGTAGTCTGAAACCACAACTTAATCTGAAATCTACCCAACGCTAAAAGTTGGAGCCAGCACTCGGTGGGTTCCATGGTTCAGATTTTATAATCATAAAGCATCATGGTAtcatatccaacggaggcctccggaagcatcagtgcatagcggacggataaagcgtgctgagaatgttaagaggggtcgtggtagaccaaacttgacataggaggagtccgttaagagagacctgaaggtttggaatatcgacaaagatttagccatggacaggggtgtgtggaagttagctatccacgctccggaaccatgacttggcttcgagatcttatgggtttcaactctagcctaccccaacttgtttgggactgaaaggcttggttgttgttgttgttgttgtaaagcaTCATGGGATGGGACAGGGTGTTTCtacacccgggtgcatatgcaccattTATTTGAAACGTATATTAAATATATTTAAAAATGttagaaaaatgcaaataaaaattctttgtgtataccttgacatgttacatgcttacaaagttgtttcagcaaaaaccgatatgtttcatgccttgtgcaaaaaagacaaatcttaGGTGCTAAAATAGTCTATTCTTTGAGGCATTATTTGCCTTTTTTACACAGGGTACAAAAAATGTTGGTTTTAGGTGAAAATTTACGTGCACACATAGAACATGTCCCTCTAcatgctaaatttttttcctaaattttttacggtttggaaatatgttttatacataccgggtgcatatgcacccgagaTCAGATTTGATTTTCCGCGTGGGATGCTCTTTACCTCTGTCTTCACCGTGCCCTTATTCTACCTTTTCCATCTTTTTCCTGCTTGTTCTAGCTTTCTCTGCCAAGGATCATGCCTCCCCTGCAAGAGACTACTTGGTCTGCAGGGCATCAAGTAGCAGGTTCGGGTCTGACAACCGAGGCTAATAGCCTACTTCAGGCTAAGAATATTTTAAGCCTTGGTCTCTCTGAATTAAGAATCGTTTCCAATTTTCAGTGCAATACCTGAACCCAACCCTTCAGTTGAGGGTGTTTTTTGCACCTGATCACCTGAGCATCATTCCATTAATAACTAGACTAATAAAGCCTGAAGTAAACTCTTATACCTATATGGCTTTATAGAAAAGGTGATGCTACACACCATGCATGTGTTATCAATTATGGTAGGATATGAGGCTTAAGGCCTATCCGATATTGCCCTGGAGCCAGGTGGCACAATTGCGCCTTGATGGCGGACATACTGGCACCACAAGGACAGAAAGGAGAGTGGGAACAGATTGATTTACCATGTTTAATGAAATCTTTataattcgtgcatatatattcaGATTTCTAGTTTATGGATACAGATGCAACCTGTGGTGCAATTTACTCTTATCAGTTAAAGTACTGTAATAATTGTTAGAGAAAGTGTTATATGTAAGCAAAGCCACAACGGTATCAGATCAGATTATCATCTCGCACGATTCCTACAGTCAGAATTAGAGTCGAATTCTGCATTTTCTTCTTCGAAGTTCACATAGTACAGACCATTATAGTAGGACTAAGAGAGGCTGGGATAAGTCCGCTGTTGTTTCCCAATAGTGAATCCAATGTCATCATGCTACTTAAACATTGACTGGTTGGTTCTCCTGGTCTGTGGATATGAATCAAATCAGGGCCATGAATGCTGGTATTATTATCACTCCAAAGGTTGTCATTTAGGGAAAAGAATCATGTACACCTGTAAATATTGCATCTAAATTAATGATGCTATGAGATCATATTTTTATTCTGCTTACTTAAGCCTTTGTCCTTGAAATGAGAAGAACCAAATTTCAAGAATTTATAGGAGCAAGGCTGCAAGGCTGGTACACGGTCACATTAACAAAGGCCGGTAGCAAGTTGCTTGTCTATACAAATTTtgctactccctctgatccataataagtgtcgggaGCTTAGTACAAAAGTTGTACCAACTTTGTACAAAATCTCCGACACTTAttttggatcagagggagtatttatttattttcatttttaCAACATATCCCCTCAAGGTATCATGTTTCCTGTTGTCAAAGTCTCACCATGGACAACAACTGATGTACCAGTGTGGCAAAATTCAACCCAAACCACCATCCTTTCTTGGCTAAACCACGATTTGAAGGCATATCAAGCATGGGCTAAATAACAGAAAACCTACTCCCTCTGTTACTTTTTACAGTCTCCAACACGGAGACTATGACTGCAATTTAATGAACATAATGTGttttatagagaacaaacaagtgTGCAAAACATAAAAGAATACTACAACATGAATCAAATGTACTTTCACACACATTATGGTCAACATTTCTAATGGTTGACTGCAAGCATCCCATGGTAATATACGTTGAAGAAAAGAGGTAGTAGTTAAACAAGTTTATATACATATTAATTTTTTACTCAGTACATATATCTACCTATCCAACAATTTTTTAGTTCagttcttccagttgatgagttactTCGCACCACACTATATGGACTTATACGAACCTCAACATAAATAGGTGTTGTAGAGGTAGACAGTTTAATATTGTCAGAGGGAAAGAATGACAATTATAATTTATTGCCCCCAAAGCAAAGCAAGACATGGAACTCCGTAAGTCCTAGGTGTGGAGAGCCTGACAGTGACTATCTGCATGAAAAGGAAGGATGGTGCCTGTAAGATCGACATAAGAAAAAGGAGCAGTATGACTAACTTGTTTAGCTTTGTAGATAACCAAATGCATAGCAACACGAGGTAGCACATAGTTTGCAGAAGCCATGCAGTACCTCCCAACTGCGATGATGAGAAGTGCCTTCAATTTGACTAGAAACAGGAATTGGTATGAATATCCTGTTTCGGCAAACTGGCCAGTTTGAGCAAAATATCTATTAGCATTTAGCTGATCAAACGGCATCCTAACTGGATGTTGCTCAATGCAGTGCTCCATGTAACCTGCAGGTGCCTCGCTAATATCAAAATTGCACCTGTCTTCCTGGCCAAAAGAAGAAAGGATTACATTTTAGTTAGTTCATGCCTTGATGAAAGGATCATATTTGACAGGTCTATCTAAAAATGTATTGGTTTGTAAGCAAAAGGCAAAAGTTTCGTTGAGTCAATTGTAAAATCAGGAAAGATAAGTGCACTAATGGAACACAAAATTACGTCAACTAAGTTTGTAGACACTTACCATTGAACAGATAGGTCCAGATGAAGTGCTCACCAGAGAGGGCAATGGAATTTACAAATCTACTAGCATGAACACATCAGTCAGACTGACTCAAGTAGCTTCTCCTTTGACTTCACCAACCAGACTGCTAGACACCTCATGCATGCCATTGGTCACCATAGCATATGTCTGAGAACTAATGCAACAGTGTTTATTTTCCATGGTGGACAGCATCTGTGAACAtatatcaacataaccaaatttgAGCAAACCATCATTTAGAATATTCCATGCAACTTCATCATGATTATAGCCCAGTTCAAGCAAGTCGCTGAACAACAAATTAGCCTTCTCAAATTCTCCCTCGTTACAGAGACCCAGTATAAGAAGCTGGTATGAGTCAAGATGAGGCTGAAAGCCACATTCTATCATGTTGTTAACAAACGACGAGGCCTTCTCAAAGGACCTGGTATCACAACAGCACTTTATAAGCAATGTATATATCTCTTCATTGGGTGTTATATCTTTTCCAcacatatgatcaagaagaatacATGCTTCTTTAATACGGCTGGCTTTGCAGAATCCTGCAATGAGAGAACTGTATGTCGTTGTTGTGGGCTTTAGATCATGTTGTGACATCTTTTCAAGAAACTGCCAAACAGTATCCAACTCTATTAAGTTCCACAAGCCAGAAACGTCTACATAACTGACATTAAGATTCCCTCTTAGAAGATACTTGAGCAGAATACAATAAGTCCAATACTCTGGCTCACATGATGCATCCATCATGCGCTTCATGGTATGAAATGCGCGGTCAATATATCCCATATGCCCACAGCCATCAATGAATGTGTTGTAGGTCACCACATCAGGGGCAACACCTTCTTTCTCCATTTCCACAATTAATTTCTCAGCCTCCTCCAATTGACCTTCCTTGCAGTATGAGTTAATGAATACAGTATATGTGGTTGCACTTGGCTTGTGACCTGATGATACCATTTCATCGTACATCCTTTTAGCATGGTCATGCATCCCCTCTCTGATCAATTCGTTGATTACAGTTGTATATGCAACAATGGTACATTTTATTCCCCTTTGAGTCATCTGATCCAGTATCGGCAAAGCTTCCAGCAGCTTCTTTTTTTTGCATAAAGCATGCAACAGTACACTATATGTGTATGAATCTGGCGTGCATCCCTCATCGATCATGCTCTCTATGAGTGTGGCAGCAAAGTCGCTATTGCCTGACTTGCTGAAACCATCAATTAAAGTAGTATATAGCATCTTGGTTAGGGCTACTCCTTTTCTAACAAGAAATGAATAAGCTTCTTCAGCCCTTCCAGCTTTGCATAGTGCACCAGTTAAGACAGTGTATGATTGTTCATCAGGTGTCAAACCACTCTGCTCCATCATTTCAAATAACCTGAAAGCATTGTCAAATTCATGTTCCTTGCACTGGCCTTGAACCAAAGTGGTATAGGTGATAACATTAGGAGTTATTCCATCCTTCTGCATTTTAGTTATGAGCGCCATTGCCTTGTGAAGTTTTTTATCCTGAATCAACCCATACATCAGAGAGTTGTAGGTCCAGACATTTGGCCGGCAACCATCTCTTTCCATCATTTTCAAGACCTCTAGTGCCAAATCAACTTTCCCAATCTTGCAATAGCCATCAATAAAAGACGTGTAGGTGACCACATTCGGAACTAAACCAGTTGTCAAAATTTCAGTTAACAACACGTTAGCCTCTTTTAACCTATCCTTCTTAATGAGGCTGTTGATGAGCTTTCCATAGACGTTTatatcaagtttgcatttcctcaGCATCATATTATTTTTCACCCTGAGTGCATCATCTATCCTTTCAGCTTTGCAATACCCATCGATCAAGTTAGTGAACGTGATAACCGTAGGTGTAAAACCTCCTTTAACAGCACTGTCCAGAAATTGTTCAGCTTCATCTATCTTCCCATCACAGAGGCCATGTATCAAAATGCCGTATGTCCAATCATCCGGGCGGCACCCATTTCGTTCCATCAGCTCCTTGATCCCCAGCGCATCCTGCATCCTCCCTGCCTTGCAGTACCCTGTGATCATCGCATTGTACGTCATAACACTCGGAACAGCACCTCCCCGAGGCATTTCATCAAGCAGCATCCTGGCATCAGCAACCCTGCCCTCCCTACACAGGCCGGCTATCAAGAACTTGTATGTGTGCGAATTCGGGGAGCAGCTGTCCTGCCTCATCATCAACAACAGCGCA
It includes:
- the LOC127312351 gene encoding uncharacterized protein; amino-acid sequence: MRLFAPLSQRAAAAAASASTSTPDIVAELGRVLATRRWNKGRAYKRLAPHITPALVADLFQTPAAAPDPAAAVAFFDWVARREGFRHTAASHAALIHLLARRRAASARYDYERLVFGMLGCARTAEDARASADAVRAICRTGAARHALSPACYNLALRSLARFDMTDEMERVYAQLVRDGLLPDTRTYNAMIKAHCKDGDLAAAHRYFRLLLECGLEPDTFTCNALILGYCRTGDLRRACWVLLMMPLMGCRRNEYSYTILIQGLCDSGSVREALALLLMMRQDSCSPNSHTYKFLIAGLCREGRVADARMLLDEMPRGGAVPSVMTYNAMITGYCKAGRMQDALGIKELMERNGCRPDDWTYGILIHGLCDGKIDEAEQFLDSAVKGGFTPTVITFTNLIDGYCKAERIDDALRVKNNMMLRKCKLDINVYGKLINSLIKKDRLKEANVLLTEILTTGLVPNVVTYTSFIDGYCKIGKVDLALEVLKMMERDGCRPNVWTYNSLMYGLIQDKKLHKAMALITKMQKDGITPNVITYTTLVQGQCKEHEFDNAFRLFEMMEQSGLTPDEQSYTVLTGALCKAGRAEEAYSFLVRKGVALTKMLYTTLIDGFSKSGNSDFAATLIESMIDEGCTPDSYTYSVLLHALCKKKKLLEALPILDQMTQRGIKCTIVAYTTVINELIREGMHDHAKRMYDEMVSSGHKPSATTYTVFINSYCKEGQLEEAEKLIVEMEKEGVAPDVVTYNTFIDGCGHMGYIDRAFHTMKRMMDASCEPEYWTYCILLKYLLRGNLNVSYVDVSGLWNLIELDTVWQFLEKMSQHDLKPTTTTYSSLIAGFCKASRIKEACILLDHMCGKDITPNEEIYTLLIKCCCDTRSFEKASSFVNNMIECGFQPHLDSYQLLILGLCNEGEFEKANLLFSDLLELGYNHDEVAWNILNDGLLKFGYVDICSQMLSTMENKHCCISSQTYAMVTNGMHEVSSSLVGEVKGEAT